A part of Bubalus bubalis isolate 160015118507 breed Murrah chromosome 6, NDDB_SH_1, whole genome shotgun sequence genomic DNA contains:
- the LOC123334007 gene encoding brain acid soluble protein 1, with the protein MGGKLSKKKKGYNVNDEKAKDKDKKAEGAGTEEEGTPKENETQAAAETPEVKEGKEEKPEKDAQDTTKPEDKEGEKDAEAAKEDAPKAEPEPTEGAEGKPEPSKDAEQEPVAASGPSAGGDAPKASEAEAAEPAAPTKDDKSKEGGDPTKTEAPAAPAAQETKSDGAPASDSKPSSTEAAPSSKETPAATEAPSSTPKAQAPAAPADEVKPAETPAANSDQTVAVKE; encoded by the coding sequence ATGGGAGGCAAACTGAGCAAGAAGAAGAAGGGGTACAATGTGAATGATGAGAAGGCCAAGGACAAAGACAAGAAGGCTGAAGGAGCTGGGACAGAAGAGGAGGGAACCCCAAAGGAGAATGAGACCCAGGCTGCTGCCGAGACCCCAGAGGTGAAGGAGGGCAAAGAGGAGAAGCCGGAGAAGGATGCCCAGGACACCACCAAGCCCGAAGACAAGGAAGGCGAGAAAGATGCCGAGGCGGCCAAGGAAGATGCCCCGAAGGCAGAGCCTGAGCCGACGGAGGGGGCCGAGGGCAAGCCAGAGCCCTCCAAAGATGCTGAGCAGGAGCCGGTGGCTGCCTCAGGCCCCTCCGCTGGAGGCGACGCCCCCAAAGCTTCGGAGGCTGAGGCAGCAGAGCCCGCGGCCCCCACCAAGGATGACAAGAGCAAGGAGGGAGGGGACCCCACAAAGACTGAGGCTCCCGCTGCTCCTGCCGCGCAGGAGACGAAAAGTGACGGGGCCCCAGCTTCAGACTCAAAACCCAGCAGCACTGAGGCTGCCCCATCCTCCAAGGAGACGCCGGCAGCCACGGAAGCGCCGAGTTCCACGCCCAAGGCTCAGGCCCCCGCAGCCCCCGCAGACGAGGTCAAACCTGCCGAGACCCCGGCAGCTAATTCCGATCAAACCGTAGCAGTGAAAGAGTAA